From Brassica oleracea var. oleracea cultivar TO1000 chromosome C3, BOL, whole genome shotgun sequence, a single genomic window includes:
- the LOC106332657 gene encoding gibberellin 20 oxidase 3-like: MAMECIATLPQRFNENKTKEDPSNFDANLLNQQSNHIPQQFVWPDHEKPTDDVQPLQVPLIDLAGFLSGDSVLVSEATRLVSEASKKHGFFLVTNHGIDETLLSRAYLFMDSFFKAPACEKQKAQRTWGQSSGYASSFVERFSSKLPWKETLSFKFSPVEKCHSQTVKDFVSEKMGYGYEELGKVYQEYAEAMNILSLKIMELLGMSLGIERRHFREFFEDNESILRLNYYPQCKQPDLALGTGPHCDPTSLTILHQDQVGGLQVFVDNKWQSIPPNPKAVVVNIGDTFMALTNGRYKSCLHRAVVNSESERKSFAFFLCPKGDKVLKPPEELAGVISEREYPDFTWSMFLEFTQEHYRADMNTLEEFSNWLKNSRSF, translated from the exons ATGGCAATGGAGTGCATCGCAACTCTCCCTCAAAGATTCAATGAAAACAAAACCAAAGAGGATCCTTCTAACTTCGATGCAAATCTCCTGAATCAGCAGTCAAACCACATACCTCAACAGTTCGTATGGCCTGACCACGAGAAACCTACCGATGATGTTCAACCTCTCCAAGTCCCTCTAATAGACCTCGCTGGTTTCCTCTCCGGCGACTCGGTCTTGGTCTCGGAGGCTACTAGACTCGTCTCTGAGGCATCAAAGAAACATGGCTTCTTCCTAGTCACTAACCATGGCATTGATGAGACTCTCTTGTCTCGTGCCTATCTGTTTATGGACTCTTTCTTTAAGGCTCCGGCTTGTGAGAAACAGAAGGCTCAGAGGACGTGGGGCCAGAGCTCTGGTTACGCTAGTAGCTTTGTCGAGAGATTCTCCTCCAAGCTCCCGTGGAAGGAAACGCTGTCGTTTAAGTTCTCTCCCGTGGAGAAGTGCCATTCCCAAACCGTTAAAGACTTTGTGTCTGAGAAAATGGGATATGGATACGAAGAGTTAGG GAAGGTATATCAAGAATACGCGGAGGCCATGAACATTCTGTCACTAAAGATCATGGAGCTTCTTGGAATGAGTCTTGGGATCGAGAGAAGACATTTTAGAGAGTTTTTCGAAGACAACGAGTCGATATTAAGGTTGAATTACTACCCACAATGCAAGCAACCGGATCTTGCATTAGGGACAGGACCTCACTGCGATCCAACATCGCTAACCATACTTCATCAAGACCAAGTCGGTGGTCTTCAAGTTTTCGTGGACAACAAATGGCAATCCATTCCTCCAAACCCTAAAGCAGTCGTGGTGAACATAGGCGACACTTTCATG GCTCTAACGAATGGAAGGTACAAGAGTTGTTTGCATCGTGCGGTGGTGAATAGCGAGAGTGAAAGGAAGTCATTTGCATTTTTCCTATGTCCTAAAGGAGATAAAGTGCTAAAGCCACCAGAAGAACTAGCAGGAGTGATCTCTGAAAGAGAGTATCCAGATTTTACATGGTCTATGTTTCTTGAGTTCACACAAGAACATTATAGAGCAGACATGAACACTCTTGAAGAGTTTTCAAATTGGCTTAAGAACAGCAGAAGTTTCTAA